From the genome of Streptomyces sp. NBC_01317, one region includes:
- a CDS encoding DUF3152 domain-containing protein, translating into MVRGERRGPRGRALLFGLCLAVLIGAGASLGSWQRGPEPATFTTARGHGSPVGSGTPRRYLVQVETGTGLSADRAATEIQHILADPRSWAAHGRGAFQLVSENADFVIRIATPATADRLCRAEGLDTHGELNCETSEGVVVNLRRWTEGSPTFDGPSSDYRHLIINHEIGHEIGIRRHLACPGPGRPAPVMMQQIKGLDGCRANAWPYDKKGTYLSGPLA; encoded by the coding sequence GTGGTGAGAGGTGAACGCCGTGGGCCGCGCGGTCGCGCGCTGCTGTTCGGGCTCTGCCTGGCGGTCCTGATCGGCGCCGGAGCCTCGCTGGGGTCCTGGCAGCGCGGCCCTGAGCCCGCCACGTTCACCACCGCGCGGGGGCACGGCAGCCCGGTCGGTTCCGGCACCCCGCGCCGCTACCTCGTACAGGTCGAGACCGGTACGGGCCTGTCGGCCGACCGGGCGGCCACCGAGATCCAGCACATCCTGGCCGACCCGCGCAGCTGGGCCGCACACGGGCGCGGCGCCTTCCAGCTGGTCTCCGAGAACGCCGACTTCGTCATCAGGATCGCCACCCCGGCCACCGCCGACCGGCTCTGCCGGGCCGAGGGGCTCGACACGCACGGCGAGCTGAACTGTGAGACCTCCGAGGGCGTGGTGGTCAATCTGCGGCGCTGGACGGAGGGCTCGCCCACCTTCGACGGGCCGTCGTCCGACTACCGGCATCTGATCATCAACCACGAGATCGGCCACGAGATCGGCATCCGCCGGCATCTGGCCTGTCCGGGCCCCGGCCGGCCAGCGCCGGTGATGATGCAGCAGATCAAGGGCCTGGACGGCTGCCGGGCGAACGCCTGGCCGTACGACAAGAAGGGGACGTACCTCTCGGGGCCCTTGGCCTGA